In Candidatus Eisenbacteria bacterium, a single genomic region encodes these proteins:
- a CDS encoding type VI secretion system baseplate subunit TssG — MNRRFKMPDFLLGGQAPPVSGVLASLIELGADPELIEILPVGIFRAYRGHLVDVLPPPGGDVEPEQRIRVYVAERGVGDRLPEGFLSPLRAELIPDALFDAIAHKRIWRGGRAADGGEAPDPEEAYQRGLDGGRMLLRIVDRALRAIRRDLTLLPQRLSAAVDDPAISRWLLGRFGLERIPLPSHRARFLSQHLPGFAEAVGRRDEAEALAQRLIGIPVSISDEGPRRRVALPDAIRARTGRSRVGVDACLGAEMIPPGTAIVARIGPLPTREIEAILSDPDRGDRIRAVVEMLIPADADLEIQFVPPEGERALVLGGLAGGLLGRNSRIEDGALGPRSDARGAERPATRPRKGPQESSGGRIRIVE, encoded by the coding sequence GTGAACCGTCGCTTCAAGATGCCGGACTTCCTTCTGGGCGGGCAGGCGCCGCCCGTCTCCGGCGTTCTTGCATCCCTGATCGAGCTCGGGGCCGATCCCGAGCTTATCGAGATCCTTCCCGTCGGCATCTTTCGCGCCTATCGGGGGCATCTCGTCGATGTGCTTCCCCCGCCCGGCGGCGACGTGGAACCGGAGCAGAGGATACGAGTCTATGTCGCCGAGCGAGGAGTCGGCGACCGTCTCCCGGAGGGATTCCTGAGCCCGCTCCGCGCGGAGCTGATCCCCGATGCCCTCTTCGATGCGATCGCGCACAAGAGGATCTGGAGGGGAGGGCGGGCGGCGGATGGGGGCGAGGCCCCTGATCCGGAGGAGGCCTATCAAAGAGGGCTCGACGGCGGCCGGATGCTCCTGCGGATCGTGGATCGCGCCCTCCGCGCGATCCGCCGCGATCTCACGCTCCTTCCCCAGAGACTCTCGGCGGCGGTCGATGACCCGGCGATCTCGCGCTGGCTCCTCGGGAGATTCGGGCTGGAGCGGATTCCCCTTCCTTCCCATCGGGCGCGCTTCCTGTCGCAGCACCTTCCCGGATTCGCGGAGGCCGTCGGCCGCCGCGACGAGGCCGAGGCGCTGGCGCAGCGGCTGATCGGCATCCCTGTCTCGATATCCGATGAGGGGCCGCGGCGGCGCGTTGCGCTGCCCGATGCGATCAGAGCGCGCACGGGACGCTCGCGCGTCGGGGTCGACGCATGCCTCGGGGCGGAGATGATCCCGCCGGGGACCGCGATCGTCGCAAGGATCGGTCCGCTCCCCACGCGCGAGATCGAGGCGATCCTGAGCGATCCCGATCGCGGCGACCGGATCCGCGCGGTCGTCGAGATGCTCATCCCGGCGGATGCGGACCTGGAGATCCAGTTCGTTCCGCCCGAGGGGGAAAGGGCGCTTGTCCTGGGCGGCCTGGCGGGCGGCCTCCTCGGGCGGAACAGCCGGATCGAGGACGGAGCTCTGGGGCCGAGGAGCGATGCGCGCGGCGCGGAGCGGCCGGCGACGAGACCGAGGAAGGGGCCGCAGGAGTCCTCCGGAGGCAGGATCAGGATCGTCGAGTGA